CGGCCTGGGCTTTAACAGTGTGGACATGAGTCTCTGTGTGGTGCTATACATCTGCTCCTGCCTCTTCCTcatgctcctcttcttcttctttaaagTCCGATCCAGGAGATGGAAACTCCGACATTCCCGACTCCACGTTTGACCTGATTCAGACTGGTTCAGAAGCTGAACAGTGCCAAGCTCTGTCATTAGCGAGTCAGAGCCATTGTCTGATGCATTTAGTTCAGGACCGGTTCTGACACGAGGGACTGTTCTCATGAATGGTGATAAatctgtgatttatttattttcagttcaATTCTATTCAACAGTTGTCAGAAGAAACCAGAACTGCACATGGGCCCAGGGCTTTTGTGCTCTAGAATACTCCATCATTCTGTTGTATGTATTTTGACTCTCACTCGCTCCTATAAGAATTCAAATGGTTCTGCTCTCAGGTCCAAATGGTCTCTTTCCAACCATCACAGTGGCATCAGTCTCTACACCCATACATGAACGTCTGTCACTTCTCATTGAATTTTGTGATAAAAGGAACAAAATAACCCTGAATGGAAATGTGTGCTGTACCTTGAGGCCATTTGATGTCATTCGTTCcgtgtccagcagggggcgagcTTAACCTGACCCACCTCCCACTAAAGGATCTTCTAAAACTTGGGcggtgccagaaacacagaAAGCGTCAGCAGGGTTGATAGGATGAAAACTTGTGTAATCTGGTACCGCTTCCCAGCTGGGCAGGTTTGGGATTTCATGGCGCCGATGTGACACCTGctttggatttatttatttttactccaAATCCAGATTTGTCACACCTGGACTGGTCCGGACCCTCTGAACTGCGTTCCTCAGAGACAGTAGGAGACCTGGAGTCAggcaggttctgctggaggtaGTTCAACCTGCTGCCAGCGACGCATCCGTTCTGTCTTCCGCCCTGTGAAACTGTTACAGCTACCATTGATCAGCTGTGCTTTCAactgtaaatgtgaaataaatgttttgcattGGAAACTGAGCAAAGATGTAAGAAAGAAGCAGATGACATTTCCTTCCTACAGGTGTCTGATGGCACGGACccagctcctcatcctctgctttACTGTACTGAAGGAAGCGGACGATGGGTCAGAACCTTGAAGCTTGTGACGGACCACATCTTAGGTGGGTGAAAGTCGGTGAACGTTAATATTTGCCCCTTTGACTTTTGTCGACATGACACCAGCCCATGCTCGGCTtctttcattttgttcctcAGTGTGGAATCAGACACTGATTCAGAGTTATAGCCTCAGTAAAGATCAATCTGGCTCATCCAGAATCCACCCAGACCATAATCCGACCTCCTCTCCGCTTCAACCATGAGTTTGTACAGTATGGATCCTAAACTGATCATTtccttctggttctgttcttcTCATCACGTTTTGTGGCTTGTTTCTGTGAGGTCCCACTGGTCGTTCTGGTTCTGAATCTTGTGTTCCTGTTCAGATGGTGAACCTTAACATATCAAGTCATTAGGAGGCAAAAGTACTGAAGAAACCTGGAAAGAAACACATTCCATACACACAGTCATGGAAAGAACCGTAGTGTGGTTGCACCATGAAGCAAAATCCTGGTCCAGAGGATGACGTCCAGGAACATTTGTTTCTATTCCCCCCATCTTTTAATTTAGCTTTTGTTCTATTAGAAATAATGTTTTCCTTCAAATGTGTTCCTGGATATAAGTTGGTCTGCATTAAAATTATttagctttgtctttgtttctttactTCAGACTTGGTTCTATAGAACTAGTTTGTATTTTGTGGTTTGACCCATTGTTGACTTTGCAGCCTTGtacctgctgctgtgaatgttCGCTCTCATTTGTCATTAATACTTTTTTAGGATTGATTCCCAACCACCCACTAGTTATCAGATGCTCTTCTGGTGGTTCTAAAGGTGCTACGTGTAGACTGGAAGGCAGAACCTTTAGCTAtcaagctcctctgtggaaccaggTCCAGTTCTGATCTCCTTTAGGACTCAGGTCTGAACCCTCTGCTGGGCCTCCTTCACACACAGGGCTCCTCTGCTCTCTTGTCTAtgtcccctcaccccaaccagtggAGACCCtaagcctggttctgctggagctgtGAACACTGTAGTTGTGTCCTCTTAGGTCTTTAACCAGAACATTGTCAAGTGCTTCAAAATAGTCTGAATTATGCTAAATATGTTCTGCTGTGAAAGCAACTCACAGCAACCacactggactgtgtgtgttctggtggagatgcagctcagcagcagaatCCCGAGAACAGCCTAGATATGCTGTGCAGGTGGAGCCCACCTCCACACAGCTGGATTCTCtatggaggaggcagagcacaAAGGCACAGGTGCCACCCAGTGGTGTCCTGCTGTGGTGCCAGTGGAAGGAAGCCCTGTAACCAGTAAGCTGTGAAGGAGCAGCATTCTCATCTGCTCCAACGTGGATGACGCCCTGTCAAAGCATCAGAGGCGGCGAAGGTGCTGAGTGACATGTCTGTGTGGCAGCAGGACAGAATAGAGTCTGATTATTTTCTGGGTGGACTTTGTCACGTTATATATTGATAATGCATGACCTTAAAAACCTTCTTCCCATAGACAAGTCCAGAACCAGCTCTTTGGTTGTGGTGGCTCAATTCAAAGCCTTGCTGCTGTACCTGTGGTGGTTCTGCTAGTATCTGTAGTGCTGTTGGTACCCGTAGTTCTGCTGGTACATGTGGTGCTGATATTTGTGGTGGTGTTGGTACCTGTGGTTCTGCACGTACCTGTGGTTCTATTGATGCCTGTGGTGCTGGTATCTGTAGTGCTGTTACGGTAAGCGTATCgtgtcacttccggttactgaggtttgctgccgctgtgtgtgtacagcgttactctccgctcttctctaaatattatcgttgtatatctgatagcgactgctaaaagttgcaaaacaagcttgtaacactcaagcatcttttcctttcattaaacgtcctgctaatttacactgttatctaagtgttttctccgctagcgtagctcctagcttactttcctgctatggcttcccccttttcctctccctctcgctctggtcggtgctcggtgtgtcttatgtttagcttatcctccgcctcctttagtgatggtaatgggatctgtaataggtgtacgctagttgcagggttggaggcgaggttgttagacttagagtctcggcttcgcactttagaaaacaggccagctagccaggtccctttagccggtgcggagcctcctagcttagctgctaccagtcccccggcaggtcccaggcagctgggcaacgactgggtcacggctcgtaagaaacgtagctttaggcaggcgcccacggtgcaccaccaaccgcttcacgtttcaaacagattttccccactcagcgacacacccgctgagaaacccactctgatcattggtgactccatagtccgaaacgtgaagttagagaatccagcggtcatagttaggtgtttgcctggggccagagcgggcgacattgagtcttatcttaagctcctgtctaaggataagcgtaagtacgctaagatcgtaatacacgcaggagctaatgacgcccggttacgccaatcggaagtcactaaaactaacattgagtcggtgtgttcgttcgccaaaacaatgtcggactccgtagttttctctggacccctccccaatgtgaccagcgatgacatgtatagcggctgtcatcgctccaccgctggttgtctaggtggtgtcctgcaaacgatgtggggcTTTgggtggctaattggagcacttttttgggaaaacctgggctgattagaagagaaggCGTCCatccacgttgaacggagcctctctgctctctagtaacatggccatgttgcttagtccccacactccgtgacaactcagagtggagcccaggacgcagagtcgcagtcttacacccTCTCTGCACGTTTCTCGACGCCGCGAcccctcttagtcttagttatcgcatagagactgtgtacTGCTTCTCGACAGAACCTAAACTTACAAAGTCACAACAAAtcaagaggagtgacttaccagaatttaataaacatcaaaacagttcctcttacagaacaaagtaacagtaagttaataaagtggtggtttattaaatatcagatctctctcatctaaatccttgttaataaatgacctgataagtgaccatcacatagatctgttctgtctcactgaaacctggctgcagcaggatgaatgtgttagtttaaatgagtcgactccaatgagtcacatcaactatcatgttcctagaagtacaggtagaggtggaggagtaagCAGCAGTTATAAAtcaatttattaattactcctaaacctaaacatagttataactcatttgagagcctcactctgagcctttctcacccagactctaaaactcagaaaccagttgtgttttgtattgtttaccgtcctcctgctccatattcagagttcttaactgaattctctgaattcttatctgacttagttcttagcacagataaagtcattgtagtgggagactttaacattcatgtagatgttgacagcaactgtctcagcactgcttttaactccttaatagacactatttgttttacacagcaggtaaatgaacccactcatcgttttaaccacaccctcgatcttgtcctgacatatggagttgaaattgataatttaatagttcttccccaaaaccctctgttatctgaccatttcttattaacttttgaatttagcacaacagaccctataacagctggaaagaaatgttactatagcagatgtttatctgacaacgctgttgccagattcaagcagatgattccatcatcttttgcctcattgtcttgtagctacaaataggagaacagtcaccttaatccttatgaacaggttgactgtcttgtggatgatgctgcagcttctctacgtacaatgttagacacagtggctcctctgaagaagaagacagtgaatcagaggaggttagctccgtggtataactcagacatccgcagcctaaagcacagaaccagacaactagaaagacagtggcgttccaacaaaataaatgtaaactgcattgcatggaaggacagtctaatgaaatataaaaaagcactttgtgctgctagaaaaacatattattcctccctaattgaggaaaacaaaaacaaccccaggtttcttttcagcactgtagccaggctgaatcatagctgtgttgagtctactctcaccccaaccggttgaggcagatggccgcccacatccagtctggttctgctggaggtttcttcctcgttagagagggagtttttcctctccactgttgctgtcaaattaaatgcttgctgtatgtgggatttgttgggtttagttgtgtgaggttttaaaccttactttgtaaagtgccttgaaataactgttgtgatttggcagtatataaataaaattgaattgaattaaatagtGCTGTTGGTACCAGTAGTTCTGCTGGTACATGTGGTGCTGATATTTGTGGTGGTGTTGATACCTGTGGTTCTGCACGTAactgtggtgctgttggtaccTGTGGTTCTATTGATGCCTGTGGTGCTGCTACCTGTAGTGCTGTTGCTAGTATCTGTGATGCTGTTGAtacctgtggttctgctggtacATATGATGCTGGTACATATGATGCTGGTACCTGTGGTTTTGCTGTTACCTGTGGTGCTGGTTTTTGTGGTACTGTTGGTACATGTGGTGCTGTTTTTACCTGTGGTTCTGTTGGTACCTGTGGTGCTGGTACCTGTGGTGCTACTGGTACAtgtggtgctgttggtaccTGTGGTTCTGCTAGTACCTGTTGTTCTCCTGTTATCTGTGGTGCCGGTACCTGTGTTTTTGCTGTTACCTGTGGTACAGGTTTTTGTGGTGCTGTTAGTACAtgtggtgctgttggtaccTGTGGTTCTGCTAGTACCTCTTGTTCTCCTGTTACCTGTGGTGCTGGTATCTGTGGTGCTGGTACTCAGGGTGCTGTTGGTACCTGTGGTTCTGCTAGTACCTGTTGTTCTCCTGTTACATGTGCTGTTGGTACCTGTGCTGTTGGTACCTGTGCTGTTGGTACCTGTGGTGCTGGTATGTGTGGTACTGTTGGTACCTATGGTGCTGTTGGTACCTATGGTGCTGTTGgtacctgtggttctgctggtacCTGTGGTGCTGGTACTAGTGGTGCTGTTTGTACCTGTGATGCTGGTACTTGTGGTTCTGTTGGTACCTGTGGTGCTGGTACTCGTGGTGCTGTTGGtgcctgttgttctgcttgTACCTGTGGTGCTGTTGATACGtgtggtgctgttggtacctgtggtgctgttggtaTCTGTGTTTCTCCTATTacctgtggtgctgttggtaccTGTGGTTCTATTGATGCCTGTGGTGCTGGTAATtgtggtgctgttggtacctgtggtgctgttggtaTCTGTGTTTCTTCTATTacctgtggtgctgttggtaccTGTGATTCTATTGATGCCTGTGGTGCTGGTACCTGTGGTTCTGCACGTacctgtggtgctgttggtTCCTGTGGTACTGTTGGTACATGCAGTGCTCTTGGTAACTGTGGTTCTGCTAGTACCTGTTCTCCTGTTACCTGTGGTGCTTTTGGTACATGTGGTGCTGTTTTTACCTGTGGTTCTGTTGGTACCTGTGGTGCTACTGGTACAtgtggtgctgttggtaccTGTGGTTCTGCTAGTACCTGTGGTGCTGGTACTAGTGGTGCTGTTGGTACCTGTTTTTCTCCTATTACCTGTGGTGCTGGTACTAGTGATGCTGTTGGTACCTGTGGTTCTATTGATGCCTGTGGTGCTGGTATCTGTGATGCTGGTACCTGTGATTTTGCTAGTACCTGTTGTTCTCCTATTACCTGTGGTGCTGTTTGTGCCTGTGGTGCTGGTACtcatggtgctgctggtgcctgTTGTTCTACTTGTACCTGTGGTGCTGTTGATACGTGTGGTGCTGTTGGTATGATGGTGCCGTTGGTACCTGTGGTTCTATTGATGCCTGTGCTGCTGGTacctgtggtgctgttggtatctgtggtgctgttggtgcctgttgttctgcttgtacctgtggtgctgttggtaccTGTGTTTCTCCTATTacctgtggtgctgttggtaccTGTGGTTCTATTGATGCCTGTGGTGCTGGTACTTGTGGTGCTGTTGGTGCCTGTGGTGCTGGTACTCATGAGGCTGTTGGtgcctgttgttctgcttgTACCTGTGGTGCTCTCGATACGTGTGGTGCTGTTGGTATCATGGTGCTGTTGGTACCTGTGTTTCTCCTATTacctgtggtgctgttggtaccTGTGGTTCTATTGATGCCTGTGGTGCTGGTACTtgtggtgctgttggtacctgtggtgctggtactcgtggtgctgttggtgcctgttgttctgcttgtacgtgtggtgctgttggtatctgtggtgctgttggtgcctgttgttctgcttgTACCTGTGGTGCTGGTACTAGTGGTGCTGTTGGTACCTGTGGTTCTAATGATGCCTGTGGTGCTGGTACCTGTGGTTCTGTTGGTATCTGTGGAGCTGGTACCTGTGATTTTGCTAGTACCTGTTGTTCTCCTATTACCTGTGGTGCTGGTACTTGTGGTTCTGTTGGTACCTGTGGTGCTGTTGATACGTGTGGTCCTGTTGGTACCTGTGATTCTGCTAATACCTGTGGTACTGCTGGTACATGTGGTTCTGTTGGTATCTGTGGTGCTGGTACCTGTGGTGCTTTTGGTACCTGTGGTTCTATTCATGCCTGTGGTGCTGGTACCTGTCATTCTGTTGGTAtctgtggtgctgttggtgcctgttgttctgcttgtacctgtggtgctgttggtacTTGTGGTTCTATTGATGCCTGTGACGCTGGTacctgtggtgctgttggtaccTGTGTTTCTCCTATTACCTGTGGTTCTGTTAGtgcctgttgttctgcttgTACCTGCGGTGCTGTTGATACCTGTGGTGCTGGTACTAGTGGTGCTGTTGGTACCTGTGGTTCTATTGATGCCTGTGGTGCTGGTACCTGTGGTTCTGTTGGTATCTGTGGTGCTGGTacctgtgatgctgctggttCCCGTGCTGTATCGTCCTCCCAGTATCAGCAGTCTGAGGGTTCCGACCTGgtatcatgttttgggtttggACCTGTACGCATGGTTGTCCTCACAGCTATAGAAAGTCACTCTGGTGTGTGAGCCTGGCAGTTACAGCATGCACGTTATGTCCTCAGCATCTCAACGCAGCCTCAGCACTGCAATGCAGCGCTGTGCATTTTCccgagtcacacacacacacacacacacacacacacacacacacacacacacacacacacacacacacacacacacacacacacacacacacacagtgaggtgtgtgtgtgtgtgtgtgtgtgtgtgtgttcgtcaaCAGCCAACTCGTTATTATTCAACCTTGCAGTGTGTTCTTTCCTATAGCAGAGAGATTTTgcgacgctctctctctctctctccctctctctctctccctgctctcCCCCTGtgtctctcactctccctctccctctctcttcttctgcagGGCAGTTAGCCGCATtagctctctctctgtccttagatgactcctcctcctcggctgtCTGCTGtgtctaccccccccccccccaacctttCCTCCTGCGTCCCACAtcctcacccccctcctcctgtgacacaCCAGACGATGTGTTGACTGAACAGAGAAGAAGGAAACCTCTCCCGAGCAGCCGTCCTGCTTCATggagtggaggagcagagaggaggtgagaggagatGACAGGAGGTGAGGAcccatctgcctgcctgtctgtctgtatgtctgtctgggGAGTTAAGTTTCTGTCTCTTGCTGTTCTGTCCGgatttgtttctctgtgtctgtcaatAACACTGAACTCATCTGGAATCTACTGGACTCTGCTGAGCTGGTCTTGGTTTGGGTGTAGCTGGACTCTGCTGATCTGGTCCTAGTTTGGGTGTAGCTGGACTCTACTGGACTCTGCTGAGCTGTTCCTGGTTTGGGTGTAGCTGGACTCTACTGGACTCTGCTGATCTGGTCCTAGTTTGGGTGTAGCTGGACTCTACTGGACTCTGCTAAGCTGGTCCTAGTTTGGGTCTAGCAGGATTCTACTGGACTGTTCTGGACTCATAGTACTTTACTGGTCCACACTCTACTGGATCACCATGATCTGTTAGATGGACTGGATTCTGCTGAGTGTGTGCCTTTGGTTCAGGATTAGTCCATGAGTGACTTAAATGAAGTATTCTCCAGTGGTGTCAAAACTCGGGTCCAGGCCTAGGTCCAGCATAGAACTGTCTCAGGCAATTTGGGTTCCATGTGATTTAAACAAAGGTAGAAAAGGAAGCTTCCATCACTGTATTTGAAAAAGGTGTAAAACCCACAACTCACAACTTTGAGCTGTTCTCACTAAACTTCATGGTTCAGTAGATGTAATCAAGAATTTAGTATGAACGACAGTATATgcaaatgataataatatgAATACGAAGAATAataagagtatatatatatatatatatatatatatatatatatatatatatatatatatatatatatatatatatatatacacatacatttatcTTGCATAGGTTATTGCACTataaaaaacaagagaaaaaaaagtgttCCAGTGTTGCTCCTTCAGGCACTTCGGGCGTAACAGTC
Above is a window of Betta splendens chromosome 9, fBetSpl5.4, whole genome shotgun sequence DNA encoding:
- the LOC129604664 gene encoding mucin-5AC-like; protein product: MNRTTGTKSTTGTSTTDTNRTTCTSSTTGISRITGTNRTTRINSTTGTNRTTSTSTTGNRRTTGTSKITGTSSTDTNRTTGTSTTGIIRTTGTNSTTSTSTTGTSRTTGTNSTTDTNSTTRTSRTTGTNSTTSTSTTGTNSTTSTSTTGINRTTGTNSTTGTNSLMSTSTTGTNSTTSTSTTGINRTTGTNSTTGNRRNTGTNSTTGTSRTTGTSSTMSTSTTGTNSTTGNRRTTGTSKITGTSITDTSTTGINRTTGTNSITSTSTTGNRRKTGTNSTTSTSTTGTSRTTGTNSTTCTSSTTGTNRTTGKNSTTCTKSTTGNRRTGTSRTTVTKSTACTNSTTGTNSTTGTCRTTGTSTTGINRITGTNSTTGNRRNTDTNSTTGTNSTTITSTTGINRTTGTNSTTGNRRNTDTNSTTGTNSTTRINSTTGTSRTTGTNSTTSTSTTGTNRTTSTSITGTNSTTSTSTTGTSRTTGTNSTIGTNSTIGTNSTTHTSTTGTNSTGTNSTGFFSTFAS